From Pseudobythopirellula maris:
CGCCTTGGCAGTGTCGCAAAAGCCGGTGAAAGCAAGAGCTGAGGGGGGGGATACAGCTAAAGCTAACGTCTTGTCCCGTATGCCTTTACGAACTACCTGATGCGTTTGCCTCTTCACCTACCGACCCCGTACTCTTCTCTGTACCGGCCCCGAGCGTTAGTTTCGCTTGGCGCCAAGGTCTCGGCGAATGATTGACTAATAAGCAACTGGCGTGCCACACTGCTGTCGCCTCACCACGACCACGACTCGTCCACGACCCCAGGAAAGCCGCAAGACAAGATGAGCAAGGCCTACACTAAGATCGCCCAAATCAAGAGCCTCGATTCCCTGAGGGAGCGGCTCGCGGAATTAGGCGTCGAGTTACCCCTCGACGAGCAGCCACTCAGCGCCGCAGAAAAATCGCCGCTCGCCGAGTCGTGGGACTTCTCCGGCCTGAAGGTGGGCAACCGTTGGGCGATCCACCCAATGGAAGGCTGGGACACCGGCCGCGACGGAGCCCCCAGCGAGCACACGTTGCGACGCTGGAACCGCTTCGGCCTTAGCGGGGCCAAACTCATCTGGGGCGGCGAGGCGGCCGCTGTCGTGCCTGAGGGCCGCGCTAACCCGAACCAGACACTCGCACTCGAATCGAACCGCGCGGGCCTCGTCGCCCTCATCGAGGAGCTCCGCGGCGCCCACCAAGAAAGCTTCGGCACGCTCGACGGGCTGGTCGTCGGCTTGCAGCTGACCCACTCCGGTCGGTTCTGCCGCCCGAACGACAAGAAGCGGCTCGAGCCGCGGATCGCCTATCACCACCCGCTGCTCGACGCGAAGTTCGGAATCGACCCGGACGACACCGCGGTCGTGCTCACCGACGACGACGTCGAGCGGCTGATCGACGCCTACGTGGCGGCCGCCAAGCTGGCCGCCGAGACCGGCTACCAGTTTGTCGACGTGAAGGCGTGCCACGGCTACTTGCTGCACGAGTTCCTCAGCGCCCGCCGCCGTCCGGGCCGCTTCGGCGGCGACCTGGAGGGTCGCAGCCTCGCGCTCCGCACGAT
This genomic window contains:
- a CDS encoding oxidoreductase; this encodes MSKAYTKIAQIKSLDSLRERLAELGVELPLDEQPLSAAEKSPLAESWDFSGLKVGNRWAIHPMEGWDTGRDGAPSEHTLRRWNRFGLSGAKLIWGGEAAAVVPEGRANPNQTLALESNRAGLVALIEELRGAHQESFGTLDGLVVGLQLTHSGRFCRPNDKKRLEPRIAYHHPLLDAKFGIDPDDTAVVLTDDDVERLIDAYVAAAKLAAETGYQFVDVKACHGYLLHEFLSARRRPGRFGGDLEGRSLALRTIIGRVRDEVPQLAVGVRLSLFDFVPYATSQEVGKPMEFAGISPYDMAFGAKADNPMEMDLTEPVELIEKLVGIGVGAMNLSCGSPYYIPHIQRPAIFPPSDGYLPPEDPLVGVGRQLGAVRECKERLVAKGINVPLLGSGYTYLQDYLPHVAQAAVREGWVDSVGLGRMVLSYPELPADTLAGEDWKRKKVCRTFSDCTTAPRNGIISGCFPLDDYYKVMPERKELADVKKAQRG